CCTCTCCTGCTACAGTGAAAGCATTGGGAAGAAAAGTTGCCAACTTTGATCCTGCTAAGTGGGATGCTGCGAAAAGAGAGATCGTGAGACAGGGAAATATTTACAAATTCACACAACATCCGGAGCTGAAAGCATTCCTGTTAAGTACAGGGAAGGATGTACTGGTAGAAGCCAGCCCCCTGGACAGGATTTGGGGGATTGGTTTGTCTGCGACAAATGAAAATGCTGCACATCCTGAAAAGTGGAGGGGCCAGAATCTCCTCGGGTATGCTTTGATGGAAGTGAGAGATGTGTTAAAGTAATGAGTGGTATACTCAAAACCTAATTTAAATGAATCAAAAAGAAACATCAAAATTCCTCAGCCTGATCCTCCGCCACCAACCGGAACTCATCGGACTGAAACTCGATACCAACGGCTGGGCGGATGTAGACACCCTACTCGCCCTGGCCGCACGCCGTAAACGTATCACCAAAGCAGAACTCGAAACCATCGTGGCTGAAAGTGACAAACAACGCTTCGCCTTCAACGAAGATCGTACTAAAATCAGGGCCAACCAGGGGCATTCCATTCATGTA
This window of the Chitinophaga sancti genome carries:
- a CDS encoding NADAR family protein; translation: MMTNDNNIMTYDTNWLIAQQPTPKFCFFWKPEISEDGSITESCLGQWWVAPFTVNGKTYLTAEHWMMAGKATLFGDTEIEKKILASPSPATVKALGRKVANFDPAKWDAAKREIVRQGNIYKFTQHPELKAFLLSTGKDVLVEASPLDRIWGIGLSATNENAAHPEKWRGQNLLGYALMEVRDVLK